The Anomalospiza imberbis isolate Cuckoo-Finch-1a 21T00152 chromosome 2, ASM3175350v1, whole genome shotgun sequence nucleotide sequence CCCACTCTGGTGATTTAGATTAAGGAAAAATCCCTATTATACACCCACTAAATGTAATGGTAATCTTAATTAAGAATTCCAGGATTAACACAAAGAATAAAATCTTAACCCCACTGAGACAGAAACAAAACTCCTATCTGACTTCAACTTTGACTTCAGAACTAAGATTCACCATAAAAAAGTCACATCATTGTTAACTGTAATCTGTCATGAATATAGTGAAATAAGTAAGTCACACTTCATTAGAAAAATGAGTGTAAACATCTccataaataaagaaaactatACACAGTCCATGTTTCTAAGCAAAAAAGCAGTCATAGTTTAAGAACAAAGGCTAGTTATTAGCAAGTAACAAGTTTTAACCCACCAATAacagtattattttatttacatattaGATGAAGACAATTGTTTCTCCAACTCCTAAATATTTGCACATTTTTAGAACACAGTAGAACTAAGTAAAGTAATAATTCCAAATGACATTTTAACTGTTCTGTTTTGACAGCAGCTGCAGATGCACTTCTTGCTCTTGCCATGACAGGATAATATGGACAGAGATTTCCAAAAGCAAAGCACTCCCTACAGCAGAGGCAAGTTACTGACAGCAGAGAAATATACTACACATGGAATCTGGCCAACTTTAAATTATACAAATAAATTTTCCTTAAAGCATTTATCCACATGGAAATATAACTACTGCTACAGACCTTAAGGAAGAAGTCAAACTGATTTTTAACATGCATTTTGCACAAATCAAAATACTAATTTTCTGAGAAGGTAATTGCAAGGAGCTTGTTTGTATACTCTGTATCTCAGAGGCTCCTGTTCTAAATATTAAACAGAAGTGCATTCTCGATCATTTCAAAACTACTGCAAACCACTCTTGAAGTAAAACTTCTCATTTTTTTAACGTAGTTAAAAACAAAGTTTGAAAAAAGTTCAAACTAAACAAACAATGCTGATTATATAAGCTCTCTTCTGCAAATCAGTAATGTTTACAGAATTATATTTTCTCAAATCTACTGTTGAATTACTACTATTGAAATAATCTTTTCTATGTgcaaaatacagttttctttaaaCAGAGTATGTTTCTCAGTAAAACATTAAATTCTTAGTAGTCTCCCAAATCACAATGTTTGAAACTCAAATACATTAGCAAAATTCTGGGTAACCTTTTTAAGCACTGGCAGAAGACCTTCCATAAACAAACTTAAGTATGAAATCCCAATGAAAACCAAAAGGGAAACTAGGAAATTTGCAAAAGTTTATTATTTGATGAAACTTACACCAATGAAGTCCTTTATGATGTACTTCTCCTTCCCCACGCTGTGACTTTCCCAGGTAGGCTGCCACAAGTGCAATTAACCTGATGCCCCGTTTTTGGTACCCAACCCACTGCTGGCTGAGGATGCTGGTGGTGTGAGGTTCTTCCTTACTACCTTGACCTGACTCTggttccatccatccatccctgcatcccgTACCTCTGAGTGCACCCTACAGGCTGGCACCCTTCTCAGGGAAGCGAGGTGCTGGAGAAGACAGCCCACCTCCTACAGATAGGGTCAATCCCAACGAGCCTCCCCGCACCACTCCTCCATGTGATCTGCGTTTAGAAGCTTAcgggaaagaggaaaaacaaacacacatgcagattaaatattaaaataaagacaAGCCTATAACCGTCCTTGGACAAACACacgcagcagcagcactgagccctCTCCGCTGTAAGCCGCGTGCCACATTAACACGGTTGTTCTCTGCATTATCCTTTTGTTTACAGGGTGGGAAGGACAGCGGTCGTTTCCCTCTCCTTATCTGACCGCCCGCCGCTCCCATTCCCGCGTGCCGCCTGCTGCGGCGCGCTCCCGCGCCGGGTTTTCCCGGTAACCGGTGCCCGCCCCCCACCCCCCTTAGGGTCAGCAGTTTGGGGAATGCTGTGGAAATAGCTCTTTCCCAACACCGGGCTTCATTTGCAATCGGGGCTGTATGTGGCTCAAGACAAGCTCCTCGTTTCTGCGAATAATCCGTTTGCAAAGCAAAGGGGCGTGATGGTCTGCTGGCGCCCGGGACCGCCATCCCAAGGCCGGGCAAGGAGAGCGGGGGCTGCAGCATCCGCACCGGGCTCGGGCAAGCCGCAAGGATCCTGAAAGCGACCCCAGCAAAACTAAACGCAAGAGACATATAAGGCTCGGCCCTCAACCCTTCCAGTCATTCAGAATAAGCCTTCATCTTTTCAAACTCTGACATTGCATTCAACAATCCTCTCGTCTTAATTAGGTTCAAAGCTTTCTCTGCAAACGGTGGGATCTCTCATCTTTTCCATCTTCCTGTACTTCCtatcaaaagagaaaatattttcttcttcaaaatcAACTAGCTACTaaggaaacagaaggaaaaaaatcctgcaagTGGCTCTTAACAAGTTTTTGCTGCTTACTTGTTATCGATGCCTCTATGAGCACTGTGAATAGAGAAGCAATACCTACTCTCCTCCAAGTAATTTCACCCAGCTATACCCATAAACACACATTACACCCAGCTATGCATAAGGGTTTGGCTACCATGTCTTGCATAAATCCAAGAGCCAAGAGAATCCTTACAAGTGTCTCGTTATTAACTTTTCCTCCTCAGACTGGCTGTTCTGTGCCCTCCTCAACCAGCCCCCAGTTCTGTACAAACCCTCCCTCACTGAGAGAAGGTGGAGCGCTATtttggggaagaaggaagggtatttgtttctttcctttttttcccagtataACAAGCACCAAATTAAAGGAATAACTACATACTGAAAATCGAAATTCTCTTGCACCCTAAATTTCAGATTTCTTCGGTTTGACACTCAACATTTGCAATCCACAAGTCATCAACTGGAACACTGTTACACACCAACACATGCTGGGCCCTTAAGTGAAATATGCACACAACAGCTCAAGTATATAGTGACTTCCGGAAAGAATtatcatttttaaaattcacattCCATGCTATGATTTACTGTTAAACTTTTGCAAGAGATAAGGTATTTCAAAATCATTATATTAAATTTATCCTTCTGAATTTGATACTCCAGACCTTCTCGGCTAGAGAGCCAAGGATTGCTTCTGTAATCTGATGTTCTCAGTCAAACAATGCTGGTTTTAACTCaatcattttacatttttaaacagTATTTAGAAGTTGCATTAACATAAACTATTTAGGTCACATTTTCCAAACACTTTCCAAAATCTTACTTAAGGAAACTCTGATTGCAGCCCAAACATAGAGACTGTGTAAACAGCAGCTTCTCGTGGGGTACCCAGAAGTATAACAACATAATTAACAGCACAGTAGTATTGAAACATGAACAAATATTCCAAAATTAAACCTCTTTCCTCATACAAAGAGCCACCAAGTTCCTCCAAGACTGCTTATTGCAGGACATGTACAAAGGGATAAAAGTGATTTCTAAGGAAGTGAAGAGGGATAGGGCTCTACACACAACGACACATAACTTTGTGATGGTAAACACAAAGCACAAACACGCATAGCAGGCACTGTCAGATGTAGCTACTCACCTTTCACAGCACTGGCTTCTTTCAGGTTGTGAGACACAAAGTCTATGCTGGCATAGGTGCTCATCTCTACTCCATTGAAGCCCCCATTCAGGAGGTGCCTAGCTTTCAACCGGGATTTGTCACAGTTTGCCAAGGACCCATCCACCACATCAATGGCGATGTAGTTGAGGCCATTCTGAAAGCCAGCCGAGGTCTCCCGGCACATGGGACTGCtaccctgctcctcctccagaCCTTCACTTTTCCTGAGGGACACGTTCTCCACCGAGGCCGAGTTGTGTCGTTTGGGGTTGTGTGCGAAggagggggacactggggtcacAGTGGTGGTGGAGGAGAAAGTTTCTGAACTGTGCCTCCTCCGCCCCTGGGGATCTGCCCGGATTACTTTGGCCCCCCGATTTGGGTCTGGGGGAGGGCTGGAGAGAATGAAAGCCTCCACCCCAGAGAGGGTGAGCCTCTTCACACCAGATGTGGGGCTGGTGACCCGGGCACTTTCTGGTTTCTGAACAATGGGTTGAGGTGGGGTAGTGGCCATTCCAAAGGTCATCTCTGTGTAATCACCACCATCAGATGGGCTGGATGAACAAGCCATCCCCACAGCTGCCTTCAGGTAGTGCCCATTGGGCTGGCTGGTGCTGGAGGAAGAACCTGGAGAGAGAGCTTCCAAGGAGCCCACTGAGACCGTGCCAGACTGGGAGGGTGACTGTGACCCGAAGTCAATGTTCATGTAGTCAGAGAGAGGGGAGCGCCTCTGCCCCGTGCCTGAGCCCAGGGAGGAGGCTGGGCTGTCAGCAGGCAGTGAGGGGGGAGAATAGACGGCAGCATCCCCAAAGTCAATGTTGATGTATTCACCAGGGCTCTTGGGCTCAGGCGGCAGAGGGTGTTCATTCATGCTGGGCAGCATCGTCCGCAAGGTCTCCAAAGAGAGGCGGCTGGGCCGGGCCACCCGCTGGCACCGCTGGCTAAGGAAGCTCTCGGTCCGGCTGTGACGCAGGGGCGAAGGCACCGTGTGGCTGGAGGGGGCGAAGGTGCCTGCAGGCAACTGGCTCGCTCCACACACCGCCTCCTCCGGGATCATCCTCCCCGGGGAGTTCATGAAGACATACTGGTCGCTGTCCTTTGCCAAGCCCTGGCTCTTGTAGGAGCGGGGTAAGGAGCTGTATGAATAGCAGCTGGGCTTTGGGGGCTCACTGGACCCATGCCCTGAAGGGGCAAAAAAGAAGTCTGGGGGGGTGAGGGAGGGAGCTTGGGGCCCATTCTGGGGGTCCCGAGGGGACATATTGATATAGTCACCGTTACTCAGCCTTCCATCTGAGCTCTCCACGGACAACTTGGAGCCGCACCACATCCGCATGTACCCGCTGTCGTCAGGGGAGCTCTCCCCAGGCGAGCTGGTCTTGTAGCTGCTCCCGTTCCCTGGGGACCCGCTACCAACCCCCGCCCGgggctgcaggatctgcttggGGGCAGACACGCTGGTGGGGCTCATGGGCATGTAATCATCGCTGCCCCGGCTTCCCTGCCCTAAGGCTGCGGCCACACCGGGGGTCATGGGCATGTAGCCGTCATcatctccccctcctccccccactGCCGGCGGGCCCAGattggtgctgctgctgccggaGCTGCGGTGAGAACCGATCTCGATGTCCCCGTAGTCCTCCGGGTAGGGGGTATAGGTCACTTTGGGGGAAGCCCCGGCTTGGCAGGAGGAGAAGAGGCGGCCGGCGCTGCCGGCGAAGGTGGCGCGCATCAGCGTGTACTCGTCGAGGGAGGCGGAGGAAACCTGCGGCGCGGCAGGTCGCTGCCGGCACGGCGTGGTCAGGGAGTAGGTCCGCTTCCGATGGCACCTGTCGCTGGCAGCATCGGGGCAGGGCCGGTAGCAGAAGCGGCCACTCGGGGGCCGCTCCATGGCCATGTAGCCGTAGAGATCAGTGCCGCCCCCCGGGTCCCGCACTGGGGGGGTCTCGGCCACCGACTCGGGGGTGTTGCTGCGGTTGCTggcagtggaggaggaggagaagggccGGAGGTCGCCGCCTGGGCTGGAGCCGTACTCGTCGAAGGACATAAAGCCAGCGTCGCTGGGGGAGCCGGACACGGAGGCGCTGCCGCTGGACGGGCGCTGCGGGTGATGCGGATGGGCAGGCTCGGAGCCGAGGCCGCTACTGGAGGAGAGGCTGATGGGGCTGGTGGCGGAGGGGGGCGAGTGGGAGGCGGGCATGGACATGGAACGGCTGCTCTGCagcccgccgccgccaccgccggcCAGCACCGGGAGCAGCTTCCCTGCCTGCCGCCCTCCGCCGCCGCTGAGCGTGTGCGAGCGGCTCAGGGGGGTCCGCACAGGGCCCGGGCTCATAGGGCTGCCGGCCGCAGAGCCCACCCGGCAGCCGTCGCCCTCGCTGGCCGTTCTCACCCGGCACGGCGTGCACTTGGTGCTGGCGCCGGCGGCGAGGCTGTCGGTGCGGGAACGGCGGAGGAGGCCGGTCTGGCTGGGAGGCAGGTTGACCAGGTGGTGGTGGCGGCGACCGGGCACGGTGATGGGATGGGTGGCGGAggcgccgctgccgccgggcccgccggccccccccgaggaagaggaggaggaggactgGCTCTTGCTTCGGGGCCGGAACTCGGACAGCTCCTTCAGCGCCTTCATGGCCTCCAGGATGGTCTCGTGGATGTTCTGGGCCACCACCGAGTCGTCCGCTTGCATCCAGAGCTCGCCGGGGCCGGTGGCGGCCGAGCGCCCCACCTCGATGAAGAAGAAGCTGTCGGAGTGGCCGCAGCGGCGGATGTTCATCAGCTGCAGCGTGACCGAGGGCAGCTCGCAATTGAGGCGCACGAACCCAATGGTGCGGGCCGAGAGGCAGAGCCGGTGGACGCCGGTGAGGTTTTTACTCTGACCCAAACCCTTGGGCTTCAGCGTCACCTGCCAGACCTCTCGGTAGGCAGCGGTGGCCGGCGCGATCAGCCCGTAGTTAAGGTCTTCGCCGGCCGCGGCCAGggaggcggcggccgcgccgcaGGAGGCGGAGAAGGGGGAGGCGAGGTGGCGGTAGGGGGACCCCTGGCAGGCCGCCTTGCCCTCGTTGAGCAGGTCGGTGAGAGCCCTGTACcagccctcctgctcctgctcgTTCTCGGCCGCGACAGCGAAGTACTCGTCCTTGGTATAGAGGGCGATGAGGTACTTGTGCTTGGCGTCCGCCCGCTTGTTGATGTTGAGGCAGGAGTCCAGGGCGATCACCCGCTTGGGCGCCCCAGACTTGTTCCTCCATTTCTTTTCGCTTTCGTAGTACTCCAGCCGGGCGCCCCCCGCCtcctccccgccgccgcccgggccgCGCAGCACGAAGAAGCGTTTGTGGCCGTGCTTTTGCTTGCGCAGGTACCCGCACTTCCTGACGCcctggttgttgttgttgttgttgttcagGTTGGGGCCGGGCGGGGAGCTCACGGGGGGCAggagccccagcacagcagggctcgCCATCCCCAGCCCCGCGGCAGGAGCGCCGCCCGGCTCCTCTCGCTGCTGTCGCCGACGCGGATCGGATCCGGAGCCCGAGCGCCgcggaggaaaaaaaaattaataaaaaaagaaaaaaggaaagacgGAGGGAAGCAGGTAAAATAAAGTTATTCCTTCGTAGAAGAGCGCAGTGCTCGGAGCCGCAGCGGGATCCTCCGCTGTCACTCTAGGCAGCGGGTGTTGCTGGCGGCCGCCCGCCGTCCTCCCCGGCTCGAGTACCGGCGACGCCGCTAAGGCTCCCCGACCGccgctgctggtgctgctgctgccgctggtGCAGCCGGCGGGAGTTTCGCCGTAAGTAACACATCGCGCACCGAGTGCCCCAACTAAAGAGCAAAACAACACGTGACCGCCGCCTCACCGAGGCGCTCACACACCGAGACGGGgcggagcgccgccgccgccggcacCGCCCCGCATTGGCCACCGGGCAGCGCGAAGGACGGCTGCGGCTCTCAatggggcggcggggcgggcttTCGGCAGCGAGGCGGCGCGACGCCGTTGGACGGCGGGAGCCTCgcccccccgcccccttcccgcccccccgcccccttccCGCCCCTCCGCCTTCCCGCCCACCGCCTCCGGCTCCCCTCGGGCGCAGCGCAACCCGTCGCTGTCGCCTCTGCCCTCCCCGCATATAGCGCGGAACGTGCCGGGGGCGCGGGCACGGCGGGGAGATCCGGCACATCCGGCGAGCCCCGGTGCCGGCCCTCGCCATCTCTCGGGACACGGCGGGGCGCCGGCGGAGCTCGCCGAGGCCGTATCAGGTGCTGCGGACGCGCCGGCGGAGCTTCCGGCCGTGCGTGAGCGCCGGGCGCCCCCCGCACGCCCCCGCACACACGCGCGTGTGCGTCAGCCGTGCCCGCACACGCGCGGCGGCTCCGCGCGCTCCTCCGCCCGGTGTGTCACGGCGCCCACGCCGCGCGCGGCCGCCCCCGCGCCcccgcccgcagcgcccgctcCCCGCGGGACCGCGCTGCTCCCGCCCCGCGCGGCGGGGAAACGCCGCCCAGGCAGGGCCGGGGGACAGGGGCATCCGCTGTTAGTCCGTATTCATCAAACAGCGCTAATTTATCCGGGCGCTTCGCTGTAGTTGAGAATAAGGGCAGCGTCCGCTTTTCCTCTGGAAACGATCCGTTGGGGGATCGCGGCGCGGTGATTACGGAACAAGCGGCGGCGGGGGCAAAGCGGCCCCACGGCCCCCCGCCTCCCCAGGgccccccgccgctcccgctcccTCACCGGGGCTCTGCGGGGCGGGAAACGACGGGGCGGGGGGCGTGCCAGGTGTCGCGCTTGTTTACAGGGGACCCGCATGCTCGTCACCGGGCGGGCCGCGGCCGGGATCAATGAgcgcttttctctctcctccacCGGAGGGAGGTGAACGGCGAGCGGGGGCGGAGGGGCCCCGGGCGGGGTGGGCGGCAGGAGGGGCGGGGGTCTGTCCAGCCCTCATTTTCCTGTGTGAGGCGGGAGCGGGGGAAAGGAAGGGGGAGCGCAGGGGCCCaggcgggggctgcggggcggggaTGCCGGGCTCTCGCCCCCCGATGAGGGCGGTCGCGGCGCGTCACCAA carries:
- the IRS2 gene encoding insulin receptor substrate 2 isoform X3, which codes for MASPAVLGLLPPVSSPPGPNLNNNNNNNQGVRKCGYLRKQKHGHKRFFVLRGPGGGGEEAGGARLEYYESEKKWRNKSGAPKRVIALDSCLNINKRADAKHKYLIALYTKDEYFAVAAENEQEQEGWYRALTDLLNEGKAACQGSPYRHLASPFSASCGAAAASLAAAGEDLNYGLIAPATAAYREVWQVTLKPKGLGQSKNLTGVHRLCLSARTIGFVRLNCELPSVTLQLMNIRRCGHSDSFFFIEVGRSAATGPGELWMQADDSVVAQNIHETILEAMKALKELSEFRPRSKSQSSSSSSSGGAGGPGGSGASATHPITVPGRRHHHLVNLPPSQTGLLRRSRTDSLAAGASTKCTPCRVRTASEGDGCRVGSAAGSPMSPGPVRTPLSRSHTLSGGGGRQAGKLLPVLAGGGGGGLQSSRSMSMPASHSPPSATSPISLSSSSGLGSEPAHPHHPQRPSSGSASVSGSPSDAGFMSFDEYGSSPGGDLRPFSSSSTASNRSNTPESVAETPPVRDPGGGTDLYGYMAMERPPSGRFCYRPCPDAASDRCHRKRTYSLTTPCRQRPAAPQVSSASLDEYTLMRATFAGSAGRLFSSCQAGASPKVTYTPYPEDYGDIEIGSHRSSGSSSTNLGPPAVGGGGGDDDGYMPMTPGVAAALGQGSRGSDDYMPMSPTSVSAPKQILQPRAGVGSGSPGNGSSYKTSSPGESSPDDSGYMRMWCGSKLSVESSDGRLSNGDYINMSPRDPQNGPQAPSLTPPDFFFAPSGHGSSEPPKPSCYSYSSLPRSYKSQGLAKDSDQYVFMNSPGRMIPEEAVCGASQLPAGTFAPSSHTVPSPLRHSRTESFLSQRCQRVARPSRLSLETLRTMLPSMNEHPLPPEPKSPGEYINIDFGDAAVYSPPSLPADSPASSLGSGTGQRRSPLSDYMNIDFGSQSPSQSGTVSVGSLEALSPGSSSSTSQPNGHYLKAAVGMACSSSPSDGGDYTEMTFGMATTPPQPIVQKPESARVTSPTSGVKRLTLSGVEAFILSSPPPDPNRGAKVIRADPQGRRRHSSETFSSTTTVTPVSPSFAHNPKRHNSASVENVSLRKSEGLEEEQGSSPMCRETSAGFQNGLNYIAIDVVDGSLANCDKSRLKARHLLNGGFNGVEMSTYASIDFVSHNLKEASAVKE
- the IRS2 gene encoding insulin receptor substrate 2 isoform X1, whose protein sequence is MASPAVLGLLPPVSSPPGPNLNNNNNNNQGVRKCGYLRKQKHGHKRFFVLRGPGGGGEEAGGARLEYYESEKKWRNKSGAPKRVIALDSCLNINKRADAKHKYLIALYTKDEYFAVAAENEQEQEGWYRALTDLLNEGKAACQGSPYRHLASPFSASCGAAAASLAAAGEDLNYGLIAPATAAYREVWQVTLKPKGLGQSKNLTGVHRLCLSARTIGFVRLNCELPSVTLQLMNIRRCGHSDSFFFIEVGRSAATGPGELWMQADDSVVAQNIHETILEAMKALKELSEFRPRSKSQSSSSSSSGGAGGPGGSGASATHPITVPGRRHHHLVNLPPSQTGLLRRSRTDSLAAGASTKCTPCRVRTASEGDGCRVGSAAGSPMSPGPVRTPLSRSHTLSGGGGRQAGKLLPVLAGGGGGGLQSSRSMSMPASHSPPSATSPISLSSSSGLGSEPAHPHHPQRPSSGSASVSGSPSDAGFMSFDEYGSSPGGDLRPFSSSSTASNRSNTPESVAETPPVRDPGGGTDLYGYMAMERPPSGRFCYRPCPDAASDRCHRKRTYSLTTPCRQRPAAPQVSSASLDEYTLMRATFAGSAGRLFSSCQAGASPKVTYTPYPEDYGDIEIGSHRSSGSSSTNLGPPAVGGGGGDDDGYMPMTPGVAAALGQGSRGSDDYMPMSPTSVSAPKQILQPRAGVGSGSPGNGSSYKTSSPGESSPDDSGYMRMWCGSKLSVESSDGRLSNGDYINMSPRDPQNGPQAPSLTPPDFFFAPSGHGSSEPPKPSCYSYSSLPRSYKSQGLAKDSDQYVFMNSPGRMIPEEAVCGASQLPAGTFAPSSHTVPSPLRHSRTESFLSQRCQRVARPSRLSLETLRTMLPSMNEHPLPPEPKSPGEYINIDFGDAAVYSPPSLPADSPASSLGSGTGQRRSPLSDYMNIDFGSQSPSQSGTVSVGSLEALSPGSSSSTSQPNGHYLKAAVGMACSSSPSDGGDYTEMTFGMATTPPQPIVQKPESARVTSPTSGVKRLTLSGVEAFILSSPPPDPNRGAKVIRADPQGRRRHSSETFSSTTTVTPVSPSFAHNPKRHNSASVENVSLRKSEGLEEEQGSSPMCRETSAGFQNGLNYIAIDVVDGSLANCDKSRLKARHLLNGGFNGVEMSTYASIDFVSHNLKEASAVKASKRRSHGGVVRGGSLGLTLSVGGGLSSPAPRFPEKGASL
- the IRS2 gene encoding insulin receptor substrate 2 isoform X2 codes for the protein MASPAVLGLLPPVSSPPGPNLNNNNNNNQGVRKCGYLRKQKHGHKRFFVLRGPGGGGEEAGGARLEYYESEKKWRNKSGAPKRVIALDSCLNINKRADAKHKYLIALYTKDEYFAVAAENEQEQEGWYRALTDLLNEGKAACQGSPYRHLASPFSASCGAAAASLAAAGEDLNYGLIAPATAAYREVWQVTLKPKGLGQSKNLTGVHRLCLSARTIGFVRLNCELPSVTLQLMNIRRCGHSDSFFFIEVGRSAATGPGELWMQADDSVVAQNIHETILEAMKALKELSEFRPRSKSQSSSSSSSGGAGGPGGSGASATHPITVPGRRHHHLVNLPPSQTGLLRRSRTDSLAAGASTKCTPCRVRTASEGDGCRVGSAAGSPMSPGPVRTPLSRSHTLSGGGGRQAGKLLPVLAGGGGGGLQSSRSMSMPASHSPPSATSPISLSSSSGLGSEPAHPHHPQRPSSGSASVSGSPSDAGFMSFDEYGSSPGGDLRPFSSSSTASNRSNTPESVAETPPVRDPGGGTDLYGYMAMERPPSGRFCYRPCPDAASDRCHRKRTYSLTTPCRQRPAAPQVSSASLDEYTLMRATFAGSAGRLFSSCQAGASPKVTYTPYPEDYGDIEIGSHRSSGSSSTNLGPPAVGGGGGDDDGYMPMTPGVAAALGQGSRGSDDYMPMSPTSVSAPKQILQPRAGVGSGSPGNGSSYKTSSPGESSPDDSGYMRMWCGSKLSVESSDGRLSNGDYINMSPRDPQNGPQAPSLTPPDFFFAPSGHGSSEPPKPSCYSYSSLPRSYKSQGLAKDSDQYVFMNSPGRMIPEEAVCGASQLPAGTFAPSSHTVPSPLRHSRTESFLSQRCQRVARPSRLSLETLRTMLPSMNEHPLPPEPKSPGEYINIDFGDAAVYSPPSLPADSPASSLGSGTGQRRSPLSDYMNIDFGSQSPSQSGTVSVGSLEALSPGSSSSTSQPNGHYLKAAVGMACSSSPSDGGDYTEMTFGMATTPPQPIVQKPESARVTSPTSGVKRLTLSGVEAFILSSPPPDPNRGAKVIRADPQGRRRHSSETFSSTTTVTPVSPSFAHNPKRHNSASVENVSLRKSEGLEEEQGSSPMCRETSAGFQNGLNYIAIDVVDGSLANCDKSRLKARHLLNGGFNGVEMSTYASIDFVSHNLKEASAVKGSTGRWKR